One Manduca sexta isolate Smith_Timp_Sample1 chromosome 26, JHU_Msex_v1.0, whole genome shotgun sequence genomic region harbors:
- the LOC115444665 gene encoding tRNA-dihydrouridine(20a/20b) synthase [NAD(P)+]-like isoform X1, with translation MNNMKKTTDITNLFKSAKLDGSYIKVCAPMVRYSKVQFRTLVKNYGVDLCFTPMVMADSFCQNSKARDCEFLTTTNDTPLIVQFAANNRNDFVDATKLVCPYVDGVDLNCGCPQKWAMKDGYGCSLLSKPEIIYDLVKGIRNNLPSNFSVSVKIRILKELKKTITMCQQMEKCGVNFLTVHGRNPSQKSTGMVDTLALKHVCESIKIPMVANGGVKTLLEADKMHEEVQCDGVMAASGLLTNPALFSGANRTPLSCIKQWMDMKDLSKNNITFQCYHHHLVFMLEKVLTREQKQVFNHLGTFESVDNYLQNNLLQIDEIFSPKLNLEEFISCEFPDEILLKHSSKCRGCGKSTHYCICEVYSSNETDGNYFTSCVNTYDDLDHMNWNLFDEPV, from the exons ATGAATAACATGAAAAAAACAACTGATATTACGAATTTGTTTAAAAGTGCTAAGTTAGATGGTAGCTATATAAAAGTATGCGCACCGATGGTCAGATATAGTAAAGTTCAGTTTAGGACGCTTgtaaaaaa TTATGGAGTTGACTTGTGTTTCACACCAATGGTAATGGCTGATTCTTTTTGCCAAAATTCAAAAGCACGAGATTGTGAATTTTTGACTACAACTAATGACACACCACTAATCGTTCAGTTTGCTGCCAACAATCGCAATGACTTCGTAGATGCCACAAAACTGGTGTGTCCATATGTAGATGGGGTGGATCTTAATTGTGGCTGCCCTCAAAAGTGGGCCATGAAAGATGGATATGGATGCTCATTACTATCAAAACCtgaaattatttatgatctAGTGAAAGGGATCAGAAATAATCTACCCTCAAATTTTAGTGTGTCAGTGAAAATAAGAATATTGaaagaactaaaaaaaactataaccaTGTGTCAACAAATGGAAAAATGTGGAGTTAATTTTTTAACAGTTCATGGGCGAAATCCTTCTCAAAAGAGTACTGGGATGGTAGACACACTTGCACTTAAACATGTTTgtgaatcaataaaaatacctatgGTGGCCAATGGCGGTGTGAAAACTTTACTGGAAGCTGATAAAATGCATGAAGAAGTCCAATGTGATGGAGTTATGGCAGCGAGCGGATTATTAACAAATCCTGCACTATTCAGCGGAGCTAATAGAACCCCTTTGAGTTGTATCAAGCAATGGATGGATATGAAAGAtctaagtaaaaataacataacattCCAATGTTACCATCATCACTTAGTGTTCATGCTTGAAAAAGTTCTAACCAGGGAgcaaaaacaagtttttaatcATCTCGGCACTTTTGAAAGTGTTGATAACTATCTACAAAATAATCTGCTTCaaattgatgaaatattttcacctaaattaaatttagaagaATTTATCAGTTGTGAATTTCCTGATgaaattcttttaaaacataGCAGTAAGTGTAGGGGTTGTGGAAAAAGCACACATTATTGTATTTGTGAAGTGTACAGTAGTAATGAAACTGATGGAAATTACTTTACTAGTTGCGTTAATACTTATGATGATTTAGATCATATGAACTGGAATTTATTTGATGAACCTGTATAA
- the LOC115444665 gene encoding tRNA-dihydrouridine(20a/20b) synthase [NAD(P)+]-like isoform X2 codes for MVMADSFCQNSKARDCEFLTTTNDTPLIVQFAANNRNDFVDATKLVCPYVDGVDLNCGCPQKWAMKDGYGCSLLSKPEIIYDLVKGIRNNLPSNFSVSVKIRILKELKKTITMCQQMEKCGVNFLTVHGRNPSQKSTGMVDTLALKHVCESIKIPMVANGGVKTLLEADKMHEEVQCDGVMAASGLLTNPALFSGANRTPLSCIKQWMDMKDLSKNNITFQCYHHHLVFMLEKVLTREQKQVFNHLGTFESVDNYLQNNLLQIDEIFSPKLNLEEFISCEFPDEILLKHSSKCRGCGKSTHYCICEVYSSNETDGNYFTSCVNTYDDLDHMNWNLFDEPV; via the coding sequence ATGGTAATGGCTGATTCTTTTTGCCAAAATTCAAAAGCACGAGATTGTGAATTTTTGACTACAACTAATGACACACCACTAATCGTTCAGTTTGCTGCCAACAATCGCAATGACTTCGTAGATGCCACAAAACTGGTGTGTCCATATGTAGATGGGGTGGATCTTAATTGTGGCTGCCCTCAAAAGTGGGCCATGAAAGATGGATATGGATGCTCATTACTATCAAAACCtgaaattatttatgatctAGTGAAAGGGATCAGAAATAATCTACCCTCAAATTTTAGTGTGTCAGTGAAAATAAGAATATTGaaagaactaaaaaaaactataaccaTGTGTCAACAAATGGAAAAATGTGGAGTTAATTTTTTAACAGTTCATGGGCGAAATCCTTCTCAAAAGAGTACTGGGATGGTAGACACACTTGCACTTAAACATGTTTgtgaatcaataaaaatacctatgGTGGCCAATGGCGGTGTGAAAACTTTACTGGAAGCTGATAAAATGCATGAAGAAGTCCAATGTGATGGAGTTATGGCAGCGAGCGGATTATTAACAAATCCTGCACTATTCAGCGGAGCTAATAGAACCCCTTTGAGTTGTATCAAGCAATGGATGGATATGAAAGAtctaagtaaaaataacataacattCCAATGTTACCATCATCACTTAGTGTTCATGCTTGAAAAAGTTCTAACCAGGGAgcaaaaacaagtttttaatcATCTCGGCACTTTTGAAAGTGTTGATAACTATCTACAAAATAATCTGCTTCaaattgatgaaatattttcacctaaattaaatttagaagaATTTATCAGTTGTGAATTTCCTGATgaaattcttttaaaacataGCAGTAAGTGTAGGGGTTGTGGAAAAAGCACACATTATTGTATTTGTGAAGTGTACAGTAGTAATGAAACTGATGGAAATTACTTTACTAGTTGCGTTAATACTTATGATGATTTAGATCATATGAACTGGAATTTATTTGATGAACCTGTATAA